Proteins encoded together in one Telopea speciosissima isolate NSW1024214 ecotype Mountain lineage chromosome 4, Tspe_v1, whole genome shotgun sequence window:
- the LOC122659602 gene encoding DExH-box ATP-dependent RNA helicase DExH8, translating to MASPPPSPCSSSYSTSFSSSPFSSLPVMAFRDKIVEKILENRVTLIVGDTGCGKSSQVPQFLLDEGIHPILCTQPRRFAVVAVAKMVAKARNCDVGGEVGYHIGHSKVASASSKIVFKTAGVLLDEMQDKGVAALKYKVIILDEVHERSVESDLVLACVKQFVLKNHDLRVVLMSATADISRYRDYFKDLGRAERVEVLAIPSPNQQTIFQRKVLYLEQVAELLGESADSLPAKYCSGPSPCSSDAIIQPVVHNLIHDLVLHIHENEPDIEKSILVFLPTYQSLEQQWFRLKSFSSIFKVHILHRSIDTEQALMAMKIWKSHRKVILATNIAESSVTIPGVAFVIDSCRSLQIFWDNIRRRDSAELVWVSKSQAEQRKGRTGRTCDGQIYRLVTRSFFNKLNEFERPAILRLSLRQQVLMICCAESKAINDPKVLLQKALDPPDSEVVEDALSLLVHINALERSYSHRVRHEPTFYGQLLSSLCLSFDASVLILKFGDIGLLRDGILIGIMMDTQPLPIHHPFGQEDLFSAYVDNYFDGNSDNMVLGKKEVVFMGNLCAYEFWQRVFKDKHRLLRLKQLIKFDEPKATQIQVPKLEEEWCSFHNLVRSSLQHISEIYEDVLNSMHRFRPKFLSTSNGLPSYYDPYEFEHTCLIQSHSNGDTDELATGDEHTDSTIETRNCIAVPFVSPKQFQAEAVAEKLVESIKEIRVNHSEDTSVDMFKHLDDVGSSVISQASLCKFFINGSCNKGSQCSFSHSLQAKRPTCKFFLSFQGCRNGNSCFFSHDLGSSISSFSSPSLCLPEDEIADATLLLRLLPTAPDECILILDDTDFHFSSNLSLHCGSSTIICTTCLPYTSIFDPSLENIRILWGLSHPYHTIISEATENPIPWEEVQCVMWFANFSVNSDDLEGQKGLLQRFFEYLSVRILADTLYGLRVVLTMNSMRFSHLQVEKLARDCFFFLTESFPFDTSSFGEFSDTFASKNPIMVSRPVSYVFDLYPPTDIQFGDYATALSKCLHNNCKPV from the exons ATGGCGTCTCCTCCACCGTCTCCCTGTTCCTCTTCTTACTCTACTTCGTTCTCTTCATCGCCATTCTCATCTCTCCCGGTCATGGCTTTCAGAGATAAGATCGTCGAGAAAATACTAGAGAATCGTGTAACATTGATTGTTGGCGATACTGGTTGTG GGAAAAGCTCGCAAGTTCCACAGTTTCTCCTGGACGAAGGTATACACCCCATATTATGTACGCAACCTCGAAGGTTTGCAGTTGTAGCAGTTGCTAAAATGGTAGCAAAAGCTCGGAATTGTGATGTGGGAGGCGAGGTTGGATATCACATTGGTCACTCAAAGGTTGCTTCGGCAAG CTCCAAAATTGTATTTAAAACTGCTGGAGTTTTATTGGATGAAATGCAAGATAAGGGGGTAGCTGCACTTAAATATAAGGTTATCATTCTTGATGAAGTACATGAAAGATCTGTGGAATCTGATCTTGTTCTTGCATGTGTTAAGCAGTTTGTGCtgaaaaaccatgatttaaG GGTGGTATTGATGTCTGCCACAGCAGATATTTCAAGATACAGGGATTACTTCAAGGATCTTGGTCGAGCTGAAAGGGTAGAAGTGCTTGCaatcccaagtcccaaccaaCAAACAATTTTCCAACGAAAAGTTTTATATCTTGAACAG GTTGCTGAACTTCTTGGAGAAAGTGCAGATTCCTTGCCAGCCAAATACTGTTCTGGCCCCAGCCCCTGCTCTTCTGATGCTATTATCCAGCCTGTAGTGCACAACCTTATTCATGATCTTGTTTTGCACATTCATGAAAATGAGCCAGATATTGAAAAGAgcattttagtttttcttccAACATACCAGTCATTGGAGCAGCAATGGTTCCGTCTAAAGTCCTTTAGTTCAATCTTCAAAGTTCACATTCTGCACCGCAGCATTGACACCGAACAAGCTCTCATGGCCATGAAAATATGGAAATCTCACCGTAAG GTTATACTAGCCACAAATATTGCAGAATCATCAGTCACAATACCTGGAGTAGCCTTTGTGATTGACTCATGCAGATCTTTACAAATCTTTTGGGACAACATTAGGAGAAGGGATTCTGCAGAGCTTGTCTGGGTGTCCAAATCACAG GCTGAGCAGAGGAAAGGGCGGACAGGTCGGACGTGTGACGGTCAGATTTATCGATTGGTTACTCGTTCGTTCTTCAATAAGTTGAATGAGTTTGAACGTCCAGCTATCTTGAGATTGTCATTGAGGCAACAAGTGCTTATGATTTGTTGTGCTGAATCCAAAGCTATTAATGATCCCAAAG TCTTGTTGCAGAAAGCTCTTGATCCGCCAGATTCTGAAGTTGTTGAAGACGCACTAAGTTTGCTTGTTCACATCAATGCATTGGAAAGATCATACTCTCATAGAGTTCGGCATGAGCCAACATTTTATGGACAGCTGCTCTCCAGTTTGTGTTTGTCTTTTGATGCATCTGTCCTCATACTCAAGTTTGGAGATATTGGACTGCTCCGAGATGGCATTCTGATTGGCATAATGATGGACACACAGCCTCTTCCCATTCATCATCCTTTCGGGCAGgaagatttg TTTTCTGCGTATGTAGACAACTACTTTGATGGGAATAGTGACAACATGGTCCTTGGGAAAAAGGAAGTTGTCTTCATGGGGAACCTCTGTGCATATGAGTTTTGGCAACGTGTTTTCAAG GATAAACATCGTCTTCTACGGCTGAAGCAACTTATAAAGTTTGATGAGCCAAAAGCCACTCAAATTCAGGTCCCTAAGCTCGAGGAGGAATGGTGCTCTTTCCACAATCTTGTGCGGTCATCTCTACAACATATCTCAGAAATAT ACGAAGATGTATTGAACTCAATGCACCGGTTCCGCCCCAAATTTCTGTCTACATCTAATGGACTACCTTCTTATTATGATCCCTATGAATTTGAACACACATGCCTCATTCAGTCTCATTCAAATGGAGACACAGATGAATTGGCTACTGGTGATGAACATACTGATTCAACTATTGAAACAAGGAACTGCATTGCTGTACCATTTGTTTCTCCCAAACAATTTCAAGCTGAAGCTGTTGCTGAAAAGCTGGTGGAAAGTATCAAAGAG ATACGAGTTAACCATTCAGAAGACACTTCAGTGGATATGTTTAAACATTTGGATGATGTGGGCTCTTCTGTCATTAGTCAAGCTTCTCTATGCAAATTCTTCATCAATGGATCATGCAACAAAGGCAGCCAATGTTCCTTCTCCCATTCCCTACAAGCCAAAAGGCCTACATGCAAGTTTTTCTTATCCTTTCAG GGATGTCGTAATGGGAATTCATGTTTCTTTTCTCATGACCTCGGCTCTTCCATTTCATCATTTAGCAGTCCGAGTTTATGTTTGCCTGAAGATGAAATCGCTGATGCCACTTTGCTTCTGCGTCTTTTACCCACAGCTCCTGATGAATGCATTCTTATCTTGGATGATACCGATTTTCATTTCTCCTCCAATCTATCTCTCCACTGTGGTTCAAGCACGATAATTTGCACAACATGTCTGCCTTACACCTCCATATTTGATCCCTCACTGGAAAATATCAGAATACTGTGGGGCCTGAGTCATCCGTATCATACTATAATCTCAGAGGCTACTGAGAACCCCATCCCATGGGAAGAAGTGCAGTGTGTAATGTGGTTTGCTAATTTTTCTGTCAACAGTGACGACTTGGAAGGACAGAAGGGCCTTTTGCAGAGGTTTTTTGAATATCTTTCTGTTAGGATTTTGGCAGACACCTTGTATGGACTGCGGGTGGTCCTTACAATGAACAGCATGAGATTTTCACATCTACAG GTGGAAAAGTTAGCAAGggattgcttctttttcttgacGGAGTCATTCCCATTTGATACATCAAGCTTTGGGGAGTTCTCAGACACATTTGCATCTAAGAATCCAATTATGGTATCAAGACCTGTCTCATATGTTTTTGATCTTTACCCACCCACTGACATCCAATTTGGAGATTATGCAACCGCTCTAAGTAAGTGTCTACACAATAATTGTAAACCAGTTTGA